Proteins encoded together in one Telopea speciosissima isolate NSW1024214 ecotype Mountain lineage chromosome 6, Tspe_v1, whole genome shotgun sequence window:
- the LOC122664326 gene encoding F-box protein SKIP8 codes for MESIISLLSGGSSNLALYIAAAITAFCCLCALWAFRLSPLSIFWRLKLKESDGGCGTQSSSNKKVCGCSCSCGGSGEASNSTFLSSPYANGYVGDMHDRGPVVAERADGAERQSGASMMEQLVPEITTHALSYLDYPSLCRLSMTNSSMRRAANDDNAWKALYHKDFTMEQDSITPHNGWKAYYAATRAVVNVNDEFYRIIRDRSLPAMSRLWLNADYVKCIHSSGEFFTGYDAVMESWQLAFNWAGVAFQIRDVRARVLTDMAWVTMKAYVDVETGPFNVTNVYEFHNGQWYMVHHHGSAMFIGGGAEHQNLFG; via the exons ATGGAGAgcatcatctctcttttatCTGGTGGTTCTTCAAATTTGGCTTTGTATATAGCAGCGGCTATTACTGCATTTTGTTGCTTGTGTGCTTTGTGGGCGTTTCGATTGTCGCCCTTGAGCATTTTCTGGAGGTTAAAATTGAAGGAATCCGACGGAGGTTGCGGTACCCAGAGTTCGTCGAACAAGAAAGTCTGTGGTTGTAGTTGTTCTTGTGGTGGGAGTGGTGAGGCTTCCAATTctacttttctctcttctccttacgCCAACGGTTACGTCGGAGATATGCACGATAGAGGTCCTGTGGTGGCTGAGCGTGCCGACGGGGCTGAGAGACAGTCCGGGGCTTCAATGATGGAGCAGTTAGTTCCAGAGATCACAACCCACGCGCTGAGTTACTTGGATTATCCGAGTCTATGCCGTCTTTCTATGACAAATTCATCCATGCGGAGGGCTGCCAATGATGATAACGCGTGGAAAGCTCTTTATCACAAG GACTTCACCATGGAACAAGACAGCATCACACCACATAATGGGTGGAAGGCATATTATGCAGCTACAAGAGCAGTTGTGAACGTCAATGATGAGTTCTACCGTATCATCAGAGACAGGTCCCTTCCAGCGATGAGTCGTCTTTGGCTTAATGCTGATTATGTGAAGTGCATTCATAGCTCTGGGGAGTTCTTCACAGG GTACGATGCAGTTATGGAGAGTTGGCAGCTTGCGTTCAATTGGGCAGGGGTTGCCTTTCAGATTCGGGATGTGCGTGCTCGGGTGCTGACCGACATGGCTTGGGTTACGATGAAGGCATATGTGGACGTGGAAACTGGGCCATTTAATGTCACCAATGTGTATGAGTTCCACAATGGGCAGTGGTACATGGTTCACCATCACGGCTCTGCAATGTTCATTGGTGGAGGCGCAGAGCACCAAAATTTGTTCGGGTAA